Proteins from a genomic interval of Hoplias malabaricus isolate fHopMal1 chromosome 13, fHopMal1.hap1, whole genome shotgun sequence:
- the mpv17l gene encoding mpv17-like protein has protein sequence MRKSLFQKAKVFPWITNVTLYGCLFAGGDLAHQCLAHSEHIDWKHTRNVAIVALSFHGNFNYFWLQALERRFPGRSLGMVLRKLALDQSFASPLATSVFYTGVSFVEGKKDIFEDWREKFFNTYKTGLMYWPFMQFLNFVLMPLYLRTAFMGCSAFLWATFLCFSQQNGDGTAAVALAWILAPKKQLLTRKTNKEK, from the exons ATGAGAAAATCCCTTTTCCAGAAGGCAAAAGTCTTCCCTTGGATAACCAACGTGACCCTGTACGGATGCTTGTTTGCAGGAGGGGATCTGGCGCACCAGTGTTTGGCTCACTCCGAGCACATCGACTGGAAACACACCAGGAACGTGGCCATTGTGGCCCTCAGCTTCCACGGAAACTTCAACTACTTTTGGCTCCAAGCTCTGGAGCGCCGTTTTCCAGGCAGATCTTTGGGAATGGTTCTCCGAAAGTTGGCTCTGGACCAGAGCTTTGCATCACCTCTAGCAACAAGTGTCTTCTACACAG GAGTGAGTTTTGTGGAGGGGAAGAAGGATATCTTTGAGGACTGGAGGGAGAAATTCTTTAACACATATAAG ACTGGACTCATGTACTGGCCGTTTATGCAG TTTCTGAACTTCGTGCTGATGCCTCTCTACCTCCGTACTGCGTTTATGGGGTGTTCCGCATTCCTCTGGGCCACGTTCCTGTGTTTCTCACAGCAGAATGGCGATGGGACTGCAGCTGTGGCTCTGGCCTGGATTTTGGCCCCAAAGAAACAGCTCCTGACTCGCAAAACCAACAAGGAGAAATAA
- the pdxdc1 gene encoding pyridoxal-dependent decarboxylase domain-containing protein 1 isoform X1 — protein sequence MDPTLVEMGSHLSDAMKILESGQIEMEQDPGRRRLSWRDIPGPLQGDGHNVGTILQLVQNLMHDDEDQQLPRRMQYVGEQGHMALLGHSLAAYISVLDKDRLRKLTTRILSDTTLWLCRLFRYENGSAYYHEDDREGLVKVCRLVIHTRYEDYSTEGFTVLSVKQPVIYQSATCRPGLGQHLCSQLGLPLSSLCTVPCNTMFGSQHQMDVALLDKLIRDDMETGKLPLILIANAGTPGAGHTDKLGRLKELCGQYNIWLHVEGVNLATLVLGQISSTVIAATKCDSMTLTPGPWLGLPAVPAVTLYRHEDPVLSLAAGLTSSQPVEKLRALPLWLSLQYLGHDGIVERIRHASHLAQRLLEQLKSLNSIKTSDVLHNEISLLEALSMVEDELSSSVVVFKFYQESSSASSGGSVEGYCSGEREVQDSLNRWLGEQLSVLVSNSGVDVVELEDEGVCVRFNPLMTAAALGTQESDVSMLVEKLSEMVPVLSCTLRFRLDFREEVLQYSALRYIEEPSWAGLGAIRYEPRRTDLDEGKRQQELERINTELLKKLKELDTDLQFSSGPEFSEEKNCVFIGMAVEDLDLAALAETIASLGREIEESGKLLENMTEVVRKGILEAEQQLQKANEEKLMEEGVLRQIPLVSSVINWFSPVQSSVKGRTFNLAAGSLDTTDPIYSLKAQMSKEGTSDSPTATVKRLPGQKLFRRSGASSDSFSETSSVSHLEEPFKVPEHMPEHMERELEGSHDPLCDGEKCPLEQRVPEGQEEEPVSIR from the exons ATGGACCCTACCCTGGTGGAGATGGGGAGTCATCTCTCTGACGCCATGAAGATCCTGGAGAGTGGACAAAT tGAGATGGAGCAGGACCCAGGCAGACGGAGGCTGAGCTGGAGAGATATTCCTGGACCCCTGCAGGGAGA TGGTCATAACGTGGGGACCATTCTCCAGTTAGTTCAAAACCTCATGCACGATGACGAAGACCAGCAGCTTCCTCG CAGGATGCAGTATGTTGGAGAGCAGGGACACATGGCTCTGCTGGGACACAGTCTGGCCGCCTACATCTCCGTCCTGGACAAAGACAGGCTGAGGAAACTGACCACTCGCATCCTCTCAGACACGACCCTCTGGCTCTGTCGACTCTTCAG GTATGAGAACGGCTCGGCGTATTACCATGAGGACGACCGTGAGGGGCTTGTGAAGGTGTGCAGGCTGGTTATTCACACTCGTTATGAGGATTACTCAACAGAGGGTTTCACTGTGCTCAGTGTAAAACAGCCTGTGATCTACCAGAGTGCAACCTGCAGGCCTGGCCTAGGACAGCACCTCTGCAGCCAG CTGGGTCTGCCCCTGTCAAGCCTCTGCACTGTGCCCTGTAACACCATGTTCGGATCTCAACACCAGATG gACGTGGCTTTGCTGGACAAACTGATCAGAGACGACATGGAGACTGGGAAGCTGCCTTTGATACTAATAGCAAACGCTG GTACCCCAGGGGCGGGTCACACAGATAAACTGGGCCGTCTGAAGGAGCTGTGCGGGCAGTACAACATCTGGCTGCATGTCGAGGG TGTGAACCTGGCGACGCTGGTGCTCGGTCAGATCTCCTCTACAGTCATT gcgGCCACTAAGTGTGACAGTATGACTCTAACCCCTGGTCCGTGGCTTGGTCTGCCCGCTGTGCCGGCCGTCACCCTCTACAGACACGAGGACCCTGTGCTG tctctagCTGCAGGTTTAACCTCCAGTCAGCCCGTAGAGAAGCTGCGTGCTCTTCCTCTGTGGTTATCACTGCAGTACCTGGGGCATGATGGGATTGTGGAGCGCATAAGACATGCATCTCACCTT GCTCAGAGGCTCCTGGAGCAGCTAAAGTCTCTGAACTCCATAAAGACATCG GATGTTCTCCACAATGAGATATCTCTCCTCGAGGCTTTGAGCATG gTGGAGGATGAGTTGAGTTCTTCTGTGGTGGTGTTCAAGTTCTACCAAGAGAGCAGTTCAG CGTCCAGTGGCGGCTCTGTGGAGGGATATTGTtccggagagagagaggtgcaggACTCTCTGAACAGATGG CTCGGGGAGCAGTTATCTGTGCTCGTTTCGAACAGTGGCGTGGACGTGGTGGAACTGGAGGATGAAGGAGTGTGTGTAcgctttaaccctttaatgacTGCTGCAG cgttAGGAACTCAGGAGTCTGATGTCTCCATGCTGGTGGAGAAGCTGTCTGAGATGGTTCCTGTGCTGAGCTGTACACTGCGTTTTAGGCTGGATTTCAGAGAGGAAGTTCTGCAATACTCTGCTCTGAGATACATAGAGGAACCCAGCTGGGCCGGACTTGGTGCCATCAG GTACGAGCCCAGGAGGACAGATCTGGATGAGGGAAAGAGACAGCAGGAGCTGGAGAGGATCAACACTGAGCTGCTGAAGAAACTGAAGGAACTGGACACTGACCTGCAGTTCTCTAGCG GCCCTGAGTTCAGTGAAGAGAAGAACTGTGTATTTATCGGGATGGCGGTGGAAGATTTGGACCTGGCGGCACTGGCCGAAACCATCGCGTCCCTCGGGAGGGAAATCGAAGAGAGTGGAAAG ttgttGGAGAATATGACGGAGGTGGTGAGGAAAGGAATCCTGGAGGCTGAACAACAGCTTCAGAAAGCCAACGAGGAGAAGCTCATGGAGGAG ggagTGTTGAGGCAGATTCCTTTAGTGAGTTCCGTGATAAACTGGTTCTCTCCCGTTCAGAGTTCTGTTAAAGGCAGAACCTTTAACTTGGCAgctg GTTCTCTGGACACTACTGATCCCATCTACTCTCTCAAAGCCCAGATGAGTAAAGAGGGGACTTCTGACAGCCCCACAGCTACAGTCAAACGCCTACCAG GTCAGAAGTTGTTCCGCCGCTCTGGCGCCAGTTCCGACTCGTTCAGCGAGACCAGCTCAGTGTCTCACCTGGAGGAGCCTTTCAAGGTGCCTGAACACATGCCTGAACACATGGAGCGTGAGCTGGAGGGTTCCCACGATCCTCTCTGTGATGGAGAGAAGTGTCCCTTAGAGCAGCGGGTTCCTGAGGGCCAGGAGGAGGAGCCTGTGTCCATCAGATAG
- the pdxdc1 gene encoding pyridoxal-dependent decarboxylase domain-containing protein 1 isoform X4 — protein sequence MDPTLVEMGSHLSDAMKILESGQIEMEQDPGRRRLSWRDIPGPLQGDGHNVGTILQLVQNLMHDDEDQQLPRMQYVGEQGHMALLGHSLAAYISVLDKDRLRKLTTRILSDTTLWLCRLFRYENGSAYYHEDDREGLVKVCRLVIHTRYEDYSTEGFTVLSVKQPVIYQSATCRPGLGQHLCSQLGLPLSSLCTVPCNTMFGSQHQMDVALLDKLIRDDMETGKLPLILIANAGTPGAGHTDKLGRLKELCGQYNIWLHVEGVNLATLVLGQISSTVIAATKCDSMTLTPGPWLGLPAVPAVTLYRHEDPVLSLAAGLTSSQPVEKLRALPLWLSLQYLGHDGIVERIRHASHLAQRLLEQLKSLNSIKTSVEDELSSSVVVFKFYQESSSASSGGSVEGYCSGEREVQDSLNRWLGEQLSVLVSNSGVDVVELEDEGVCVRFNPLMTAAALGTQESDVSMLVEKLSEMVPVLSCTLRFRLDFREEVLQYSALRYIEEPSWAGLGAIRYEPRRTDLDEGKRQQELERINTELLKKLKELDTDLQFSSGPEFSEEKNCVFIGMAVEDLDLAALAETIASLGREIEESGKLLENMTEVVRKGILEAEQQLQKANEEKLMEEGVLRQIPLVSSVINWFSPVQSSVKGRTFNLAAGSLDTTDPIYSLKAQMSKEGTSDSPTATVKRLPGQKLFRRSGASSDSFSETSSVSHLEEPFKVPEHMPEHMERELEGSHDPLCDGEKCPLEQRVPEGQEEEPVSIR from the exons ATGGACCCTACCCTGGTGGAGATGGGGAGTCATCTCTCTGACGCCATGAAGATCCTGGAGAGTGGACAAAT tGAGATGGAGCAGGACCCAGGCAGACGGAGGCTGAGCTGGAGAGATATTCCTGGACCCCTGCAGGGAGA TGGTCATAACGTGGGGACCATTCTCCAGTTAGTTCAAAACCTCATGCACGATGACGAAGACCAGCAGCTTCCTCG GATGCAGTATGTTGGAGAGCAGGGACACATGGCTCTGCTGGGACACAGTCTGGCCGCCTACATCTCCGTCCTGGACAAAGACAGGCTGAGGAAACTGACCACTCGCATCCTCTCAGACACGACCCTCTGGCTCTGTCGACTCTTCAG GTATGAGAACGGCTCGGCGTATTACCATGAGGACGACCGTGAGGGGCTTGTGAAGGTGTGCAGGCTGGTTATTCACACTCGTTATGAGGATTACTCAACAGAGGGTTTCACTGTGCTCAGTGTAAAACAGCCTGTGATCTACCAGAGTGCAACCTGCAGGCCTGGCCTAGGACAGCACCTCTGCAGCCAG CTGGGTCTGCCCCTGTCAAGCCTCTGCACTGTGCCCTGTAACACCATGTTCGGATCTCAACACCAGATG gACGTGGCTTTGCTGGACAAACTGATCAGAGACGACATGGAGACTGGGAAGCTGCCTTTGATACTAATAGCAAACGCTG GTACCCCAGGGGCGGGTCACACAGATAAACTGGGCCGTCTGAAGGAGCTGTGCGGGCAGTACAACATCTGGCTGCATGTCGAGGG TGTGAACCTGGCGACGCTGGTGCTCGGTCAGATCTCCTCTACAGTCATT gcgGCCACTAAGTGTGACAGTATGACTCTAACCCCTGGTCCGTGGCTTGGTCTGCCCGCTGTGCCGGCCGTCACCCTCTACAGACACGAGGACCCTGTGCTG tctctagCTGCAGGTTTAACCTCCAGTCAGCCCGTAGAGAAGCTGCGTGCTCTTCCTCTGTGGTTATCACTGCAGTACCTGGGGCATGATGGGATTGTGGAGCGCATAAGACATGCATCTCACCTT GCTCAGAGGCTCCTGGAGCAGCTAAAGTCTCTGAACTCCATAAAGACATCG gTGGAGGATGAGTTGAGTTCTTCTGTGGTGGTGTTCAAGTTCTACCAAGAGAGCAGTTCAG CGTCCAGTGGCGGCTCTGTGGAGGGATATTGTtccggagagagagaggtgcaggACTCTCTGAACAGATGG CTCGGGGAGCAGTTATCTGTGCTCGTTTCGAACAGTGGCGTGGACGTGGTGGAACTGGAGGATGAAGGAGTGTGTGTAcgctttaaccctttaatgacTGCTGCAG cgttAGGAACTCAGGAGTCTGATGTCTCCATGCTGGTGGAGAAGCTGTCTGAGATGGTTCCTGTGCTGAGCTGTACACTGCGTTTTAGGCTGGATTTCAGAGAGGAAGTTCTGCAATACTCTGCTCTGAGATACATAGAGGAACCCAGCTGGGCCGGACTTGGTGCCATCAG GTACGAGCCCAGGAGGACAGATCTGGATGAGGGAAAGAGACAGCAGGAGCTGGAGAGGATCAACACTGAGCTGCTGAAGAAACTGAAGGAACTGGACACTGACCTGCAGTTCTCTAGCG GCCCTGAGTTCAGTGAAGAGAAGAACTGTGTATTTATCGGGATGGCGGTGGAAGATTTGGACCTGGCGGCACTGGCCGAAACCATCGCGTCCCTCGGGAGGGAAATCGAAGAGAGTGGAAAG ttgttGGAGAATATGACGGAGGTGGTGAGGAAAGGAATCCTGGAGGCTGAACAACAGCTTCAGAAAGCCAACGAGGAGAAGCTCATGGAGGAG ggagTGTTGAGGCAGATTCCTTTAGTGAGTTCCGTGATAAACTGGTTCTCTCCCGTTCAGAGTTCTGTTAAAGGCAGAACCTTTAACTTGGCAgctg GTTCTCTGGACACTACTGATCCCATCTACTCTCTCAAAGCCCAGATGAGTAAAGAGGGGACTTCTGACAGCCCCACAGCTACAGTCAAACGCCTACCAG GTCAGAAGTTGTTCCGCCGCTCTGGCGCCAGTTCCGACTCGTTCAGCGAGACCAGCTCAGTGTCTCACCTGGAGGAGCCTTTCAAGGTGCCTGAACACATGCCTGAACACATGGAGCGTGAGCTGGAGGGTTCCCACGATCCTCTCTGTGATGGAGAGAAGTGTCCCTTAGAGCAGCGGGTTCCTGAGGGCCAGGAGGAGGAGCCTGTGTCCATCAGATAG
- the pdxdc1 gene encoding pyridoxal-dependent decarboxylase domain-containing protein 1 isoform X2 — protein sequence MDPTLVEMGSHLSDAMKILESGQIEMEQDPGRRRLSWRDIPGPLQGDGHNVGTILQLVQNLMHDDEDQQLPRMQYVGEQGHMALLGHSLAAYISVLDKDRLRKLTTRILSDTTLWLCRLFRYENGSAYYHEDDREGLVKVCRLVIHTRYEDYSTEGFTVLSVKQPVIYQSATCRPGLGQHLCSQLGLPLSSLCTVPCNTMFGSQHQMDVALLDKLIRDDMETGKLPLILIANAGTPGAGHTDKLGRLKELCGQYNIWLHVEGVNLATLVLGQISSTVIAATKCDSMTLTPGPWLGLPAVPAVTLYRHEDPVLSLAAGLTSSQPVEKLRALPLWLSLQYLGHDGIVERIRHASHLAQRLLEQLKSLNSIKTSDVLHNEISLLEALSMVEDELSSSVVVFKFYQESSSASSGGSVEGYCSGEREVQDSLNRWLGEQLSVLVSNSGVDVVELEDEGVCVRFNPLMTAAALGTQESDVSMLVEKLSEMVPVLSCTLRFRLDFREEVLQYSALRYIEEPSWAGLGAIRYEPRRTDLDEGKRQQELERINTELLKKLKELDTDLQFSSGPEFSEEKNCVFIGMAVEDLDLAALAETIASLGREIEESGKLLENMTEVVRKGILEAEQQLQKANEEKLMEEGVLRQIPLVSSVINWFSPVQSSVKGRTFNLAAGSLDTTDPIYSLKAQMSKEGTSDSPTATVKRLPGQKLFRRSGASSDSFSETSSVSHLEEPFKVPEHMPEHMERELEGSHDPLCDGEKCPLEQRVPEGQEEEPVSIR from the exons ATGGACCCTACCCTGGTGGAGATGGGGAGTCATCTCTCTGACGCCATGAAGATCCTGGAGAGTGGACAAAT tGAGATGGAGCAGGACCCAGGCAGACGGAGGCTGAGCTGGAGAGATATTCCTGGACCCCTGCAGGGAGA TGGTCATAACGTGGGGACCATTCTCCAGTTAGTTCAAAACCTCATGCACGATGACGAAGACCAGCAGCTTCCTCG GATGCAGTATGTTGGAGAGCAGGGACACATGGCTCTGCTGGGACACAGTCTGGCCGCCTACATCTCCGTCCTGGACAAAGACAGGCTGAGGAAACTGACCACTCGCATCCTCTCAGACACGACCCTCTGGCTCTGTCGACTCTTCAG GTATGAGAACGGCTCGGCGTATTACCATGAGGACGACCGTGAGGGGCTTGTGAAGGTGTGCAGGCTGGTTATTCACACTCGTTATGAGGATTACTCAACAGAGGGTTTCACTGTGCTCAGTGTAAAACAGCCTGTGATCTACCAGAGTGCAACCTGCAGGCCTGGCCTAGGACAGCACCTCTGCAGCCAG CTGGGTCTGCCCCTGTCAAGCCTCTGCACTGTGCCCTGTAACACCATGTTCGGATCTCAACACCAGATG gACGTGGCTTTGCTGGACAAACTGATCAGAGACGACATGGAGACTGGGAAGCTGCCTTTGATACTAATAGCAAACGCTG GTACCCCAGGGGCGGGTCACACAGATAAACTGGGCCGTCTGAAGGAGCTGTGCGGGCAGTACAACATCTGGCTGCATGTCGAGGG TGTGAACCTGGCGACGCTGGTGCTCGGTCAGATCTCCTCTACAGTCATT gcgGCCACTAAGTGTGACAGTATGACTCTAACCCCTGGTCCGTGGCTTGGTCTGCCCGCTGTGCCGGCCGTCACCCTCTACAGACACGAGGACCCTGTGCTG tctctagCTGCAGGTTTAACCTCCAGTCAGCCCGTAGAGAAGCTGCGTGCTCTTCCTCTGTGGTTATCACTGCAGTACCTGGGGCATGATGGGATTGTGGAGCGCATAAGACATGCATCTCACCTT GCTCAGAGGCTCCTGGAGCAGCTAAAGTCTCTGAACTCCATAAAGACATCG GATGTTCTCCACAATGAGATATCTCTCCTCGAGGCTTTGAGCATG gTGGAGGATGAGTTGAGTTCTTCTGTGGTGGTGTTCAAGTTCTACCAAGAGAGCAGTTCAG CGTCCAGTGGCGGCTCTGTGGAGGGATATTGTtccggagagagagaggtgcaggACTCTCTGAACAGATGG CTCGGGGAGCAGTTATCTGTGCTCGTTTCGAACAGTGGCGTGGACGTGGTGGAACTGGAGGATGAAGGAGTGTGTGTAcgctttaaccctttaatgacTGCTGCAG cgttAGGAACTCAGGAGTCTGATGTCTCCATGCTGGTGGAGAAGCTGTCTGAGATGGTTCCTGTGCTGAGCTGTACACTGCGTTTTAGGCTGGATTTCAGAGAGGAAGTTCTGCAATACTCTGCTCTGAGATACATAGAGGAACCCAGCTGGGCCGGACTTGGTGCCATCAG GTACGAGCCCAGGAGGACAGATCTGGATGAGGGAAAGAGACAGCAGGAGCTGGAGAGGATCAACACTGAGCTGCTGAAGAAACTGAAGGAACTGGACACTGACCTGCAGTTCTCTAGCG GCCCTGAGTTCAGTGAAGAGAAGAACTGTGTATTTATCGGGATGGCGGTGGAAGATTTGGACCTGGCGGCACTGGCCGAAACCATCGCGTCCCTCGGGAGGGAAATCGAAGAGAGTGGAAAG ttgttGGAGAATATGACGGAGGTGGTGAGGAAAGGAATCCTGGAGGCTGAACAACAGCTTCAGAAAGCCAACGAGGAGAAGCTCATGGAGGAG ggagTGTTGAGGCAGATTCCTTTAGTGAGTTCCGTGATAAACTGGTTCTCTCCCGTTCAGAGTTCTGTTAAAGGCAGAACCTTTAACTTGGCAgctg GTTCTCTGGACACTACTGATCCCATCTACTCTCTCAAAGCCCAGATGAGTAAAGAGGGGACTTCTGACAGCCCCACAGCTACAGTCAAACGCCTACCAG GTCAGAAGTTGTTCCGCCGCTCTGGCGCCAGTTCCGACTCGTTCAGCGAGACCAGCTCAGTGTCTCACCTGGAGGAGCCTTTCAAGGTGCCTGAACACATGCCTGAACACATGGAGCGTGAGCTGGAGGGTTCCCACGATCCTCTCTGTGATGGAGAGAAGTGTCCCTTAGAGCAGCGGGTTCCTGAGGGCCAGGAGGAGGAGCCTGTGTCCATCAGATAG
- the pdxdc1 gene encoding pyridoxal-dependent decarboxylase domain-containing protein 1 isoform X3 has protein sequence MDPTLVEMGSHLSDAMKILESGQIEMEQDPGRRRLSWRDIPGPLQGDGHNVGTILQLVQNLMHDDEDQQLPRRMQYVGEQGHMALLGHSLAAYISVLDKDRLRKLTTRILSDTTLWLCRLFRYENGSAYYHEDDREGLVKVCRLVIHTRYEDYSTEGFTVLSVKQPVIYQSATCRPGLGQHLCSQLGLPLSSLCTVPCNTMFGSQHQMDVALLDKLIRDDMETGKLPLILIANAGTPGAGHTDKLGRLKELCGQYNIWLHVEGVNLATLVLGQISSTVIAATKCDSMTLTPGPWLGLPAVPAVTLYRHEDPVLSLAAGLTSSQPVEKLRALPLWLSLQYLGHDGIVERIRHASHLAQRLLEQLKSLNSIKTSVEDELSSSVVVFKFYQESSSASSGGSVEGYCSGEREVQDSLNRWLGEQLSVLVSNSGVDVVELEDEGVCVRFNPLMTAAALGTQESDVSMLVEKLSEMVPVLSCTLRFRLDFREEVLQYSALRYIEEPSWAGLGAIRYEPRRTDLDEGKRQQELERINTELLKKLKELDTDLQFSSGPEFSEEKNCVFIGMAVEDLDLAALAETIASLGREIEESGKLLENMTEVVRKGILEAEQQLQKANEEKLMEEGVLRQIPLVSSVINWFSPVQSSVKGRTFNLAAGSLDTTDPIYSLKAQMSKEGTSDSPTATVKRLPGQKLFRRSGASSDSFSETSSVSHLEEPFKVPEHMPEHMERELEGSHDPLCDGEKCPLEQRVPEGQEEEPVSIR, from the exons ATGGACCCTACCCTGGTGGAGATGGGGAGTCATCTCTCTGACGCCATGAAGATCCTGGAGAGTGGACAAAT tGAGATGGAGCAGGACCCAGGCAGACGGAGGCTGAGCTGGAGAGATATTCCTGGACCCCTGCAGGGAGA TGGTCATAACGTGGGGACCATTCTCCAGTTAGTTCAAAACCTCATGCACGATGACGAAGACCAGCAGCTTCCTCG CAGGATGCAGTATGTTGGAGAGCAGGGACACATGGCTCTGCTGGGACACAGTCTGGCCGCCTACATCTCCGTCCTGGACAAAGACAGGCTGAGGAAACTGACCACTCGCATCCTCTCAGACACGACCCTCTGGCTCTGTCGACTCTTCAG GTATGAGAACGGCTCGGCGTATTACCATGAGGACGACCGTGAGGGGCTTGTGAAGGTGTGCAGGCTGGTTATTCACACTCGTTATGAGGATTACTCAACAGAGGGTTTCACTGTGCTCAGTGTAAAACAGCCTGTGATCTACCAGAGTGCAACCTGCAGGCCTGGCCTAGGACAGCACCTCTGCAGCCAG CTGGGTCTGCCCCTGTCAAGCCTCTGCACTGTGCCCTGTAACACCATGTTCGGATCTCAACACCAGATG gACGTGGCTTTGCTGGACAAACTGATCAGAGACGACATGGAGACTGGGAAGCTGCCTTTGATACTAATAGCAAACGCTG GTACCCCAGGGGCGGGTCACACAGATAAACTGGGCCGTCTGAAGGAGCTGTGCGGGCAGTACAACATCTGGCTGCATGTCGAGGG TGTGAACCTGGCGACGCTGGTGCTCGGTCAGATCTCCTCTACAGTCATT gcgGCCACTAAGTGTGACAGTATGACTCTAACCCCTGGTCCGTGGCTTGGTCTGCCCGCTGTGCCGGCCGTCACCCTCTACAGACACGAGGACCCTGTGCTG tctctagCTGCAGGTTTAACCTCCAGTCAGCCCGTAGAGAAGCTGCGTGCTCTTCCTCTGTGGTTATCACTGCAGTACCTGGGGCATGATGGGATTGTGGAGCGCATAAGACATGCATCTCACCTT GCTCAGAGGCTCCTGGAGCAGCTAAAGTCTCTGAACTCCATAAAGACATCG gTGGAGGATGAGTTGAGTTCTTCTGTGGTGGTGTTCAAGTTCTACCAAGAGAGCAGTTCAG CGTCCAGTGGCGGCTCTGTGGAGGGATATTGTtccggagagagagaggtgcaggACTCTCTGAACAGATGG CTCGGGGAGCAGTTATCTGTGCTCGTTTCGAACAGTGGCGTGGACGTGGTGGAACTGGAGGATGAAGGAGTGTGTGTAcgctttaaccctttaatgacTGCTGCAG cgttAGGAACTCAGGAGTCTGATGTCTCCATGCTGGTGGAGAAGCTGTCTGAGATGGTTCCTGTGCTGAGCTGTACACTGCGTTTTAGGCTGGATTTCAGAGAGGAAGTTCTGCAATACTCTGCTCTGAGATACATAGAGGAACCCAGCTGGGCCGGACTTGGTGCCATCAG GTACGAGCCCAGGAGGACAGATCTGGATGAGGGAAAGAGACAGCAGGAGCTGGAGAGGATCAACACTGAGCTGCTGAAGAAACTGAAGGAACTGGACACTGACCTGCAGTTCTCTAGCG GCCCTGAGTTCAGTGAAGAGAAGAACTGTGTATTTATCGGGATGGCGGTGGAAGATTTGGACCTGGCGGCACTGGCCGAAACCATCGCGTCCCTCGGGAGGGAAATCGAAGAGAGTGGAAAG ttgttGGAGAATATGACGGAGGTGGTGAGGAAAGGAATCCTGGAGGCTGAACAACAGCTTCAGAAAGCCAACGAGGAGAAGCTCATGGAGGAG ggagTGTTGAGGCAGATTCCTTTAGTGAGTTCCGTGATAAACTGGTTCTCTCCCGTTCAGAGTTCTGTTAAAGGCAGAACCTTTAACTTGGCAgctg GTTCTCTGGACACTACTGATCCCATCTACTCTCTCAAAGCCCAGATGAGTAAAGAGGGGACTTCTGACAGCCCCACAGCTACAGTCAAACGCCTACCAG GTCAGAAGTTGTTCCGCCGCTCTGGCGCCAGTTCCGACTCGTTCAGCGAGACCAGCTCAGTGTCTCACCTGGAGGAGCCTTTCAAGGTGCCTGAACACATGCCTGAACACATGGAGCGTGAGCTGGAGGGTTCCCACGATCCTCTCTGTGATGGAGAGAAGTGTCCCTTAGAGCAGCGGGTTCCTGAGGGCCAGGAGGAGGAGCCTGTGTCCATCAGATAG